In Streptomyces canus, one DNA window encodes the following:
- a CDS encoding MarR family winged helix-turn-helix transcriptional regulator has translation MAVNTVSTSLEQRWRDILAVHARTMCEIDRVLHPHGLGASDFEVLDILATESPREGDQCRVQNLVGRVHLSQSALSRLIGRLEKDGLVERSMCVEDRRGVWVSLTRKGRDLHSEVLPLQREVLAKMLDG, from the coding sequence ATGGCGGTGAACACGGTCTCGACCAGCCTCGAGCAACGGTGGCGGGACATCCTGGCGGTGCATGCGCGCACGATGTGCGAGATCGACCGCGTGCTGCACCCGCACGGGCTGGGAGCGAGCGATTTCGAGGTGCTCGACATCCTCGCCACCGAGTCGCCCCGAGAGGGCGACCAGTGCAGGGTGCAGAACCTCGTCGGGCGGGTGCATCTGAGCCAGAGCGCGCTGTCCCGGCTGATCGGCCGCCTGGAGAAGGACGGCCTGGTGGAGCGGTCCATGTGCGTGGAGGACCGGCGGGGGGTGTGGGTGTCCCTCACCCGCAAGGGCCGTGACCTGCACTCCGAGGTGCTGCCGCTGCAGCGCGAAGTGCTGGCGAAGATGCTCGACGGCTAG
- a CDS encoding VOC family protein translates to MTAGLKTIIYPVKDLTAAKALFSALLGVEPYADEPYYVGFKDAGQDVGLDPNGHARGMTGPVPYWHVDDIRATLAALVAAGAETLQDVQDVGGGKLIAFVKDADGNLVGITQDPQA, encoded by the coding sequence ATGACCGCCGGCCTCAAGACGATCATCTACCCCGTCAAGGACCTGACCGCGGCGAAGGCCCTGTTCAGCGCGCTGCTGGGGGTGGAGCCGTATGCGGACGAGCCGTACTACGTCGGTTTCAAGGACGCGGGACAGGACGTCGGCCTCGACCCGAACGGGCACGCCCGGGGCATGACCGGCCCGGTGCCGTACTGGCACGTCGATGACATCCGGGCGACGCTCGCGGCGCTGGTGGCGGCCGGGGCCGAGACGCTGCAGGACGTCCAGGACGTCGGCGGCGGCAAGCTGATCGCCTTCGTCAAGGACGCGGACGGCAACCTGGTCGGGATCACCCAGGATCCGCAGGCCTGA
- a CDS encoding LacI family DNA-binding transcriptional regulator gives MTMNNAGARRKPPTIHDVARVAGVSRGTVSRVLNGGHYVSPPALEAVNAAIRKTGYVVNRHARSLITGRSDSVGFLLTEPQERFFEDPNFNVLLRGCTQALAAHDIPLLLMLAGTEDERRRIKRFITAGHLDGVLLVTSHSADPVAEELHKAGVPVVQCGKPMRSGSKVSYVAADDRDGARDMVRHLLSLGRRRIGIVTGPLDSPGGVDRLAGYKEVLTEAGVGIDERLVVSGDYSRAAGEAGAERLLAQAPDLDAVFVASDLMALGALTALRRAGRRIPEDVAVGGFDDSIAATEATPPLTTIRQPYDRISAEMVRVLLAQLGGEDPAAVILPTELVRREST, from the coding sequence TTGACCATGAACAATGCGGGGGCCCGGCGCAAACCACCGACGATCCACGACGTGGCCCGCGTGGCCGGGGTCTCGCGGGGCACCGTCTCGCGCGTCCTCAACGGCGGACATTACGTCAGCCCACCCGCCCTGGAGGCGGTCAACGCCGCCATCCGCAAGACGGGTTACGTCGTCAACCGGCACGCCCGTTCGCTGATCACCGGCCGCTCGGACTCGGTCGGTTTCCTGCTCACGGAGCCCCAGGAGCGGTTCTTCGAGGACCCCAACTTCAACGTGCTGCTGCGCGGCTGCACCCAGGCACTGGCCGCGCACGACATCCCCCTGCTGCTGATGCTGGCGGGCACCGAGGACGAGCGGCGCCGGATCAAGCGGTTCATCACGGCGGGCCACCTCGACGGCGTGCTGCTGGTCACCAGCCACTCCGCCGACCCGGTGGCCGAGGAACTGCACAAGGCGGGCGTGCCCGTCGTGCAGTGCGGCAAACCCATGAGGTCCGGCTCCAAGGTGAGCTACGTGGCCGCGGACGACCGCGACGGCGCCCGTGACATGGTGCGCCATCTGCTGTCCCTGGGTCGCCGCCGGATCGGCATCGTGACAGGCCCGCTGGACTCGCCGGGCGGTGTCGACCGTCTCGCCGGCTACAAGGAGGTGCTGACGGAGGCGGGCGTCGGGATCGACGAGCGGCTCGTCGTCTCCGGCGACTACAGCCGGGCCGCCGGGGAGGCGGGCGCCGAACGGCTGCTGGCGCAGGCTCCCGACCTGGACGCCGTGTTCGTCGCCTCCGACCTCATGGCGCTGGGCGCCCTGACGGCGCTGCGCCGAGCGGGCCGCCGGATCCCCGAGGACGTGGCCGTCGGCGGTTTCGACGACTCCATCGCCGCGACCGAGGCCACTCCTCCCCTCACCACGATCCGCCAGCCCTACGACCGCATCAGCGCCGAGATGGTGCGGGTGCTGCTGGCCCAGCTGGGTGGAGAGGATCCGGCAGCGGTGATCCTGCCCACGGAGCTGGTCCGGCGCGAGTCGACCTGA